One Streptomyces sp. V4I8 genomic window carries:
- a CDS encoding sacsin N-terminal ATP-binding-like domain-containing protein → MARSARAEQLRKYGRSVLEGARSDQVLRMARQVNAVSYTSAREYAGRSLFELLQNGYDAHPRDRRDGRVHVLLDEAEGEWGMLYVANGGTPFTWRNVERICELAQSSKEVGEGIGNKGVGFRSILPISDAPEIYSADPDGPLGPELDGYCFRFAQKADVEEFLAGEDNAHEVAAEYPPLQAPLPLDDVPATCRHLAAQGYVTIVRLPLLSEAARVEVWLRMRQLAGAKVPVMLFLDRLAILTLERRAFGGEAGELDDRQEALERHELTRSENRFAVAQQGAGHGFPVSCATVDLGPSGTFLVVRGTVEKERLNSTLAEAVGSGLLDDTWQEWKRSAVVEVALPLPAPRRPRRGQIYTFLPMGEDQAAPFPGHVNAPFFTKFDRTGLPSNNPLNVLLLDAVAETCLAAAAVLRTVPEPPMRQLAVDLVSWESEKGSAGRLRAAALRVHGCELADVPLVPVLTADGAVSEAGWTPPRGAVLWPDLDLTVITARRAHEAGIVVADPEIGGDRLKRLATLCKARVPVGAVPGDPRRLRGTDRRGPSPTPAR, encoded by the coding sequence ATGGCGAGGAGCGCCCGGGCGGAGCAGCTGCGGAAGTACGGCCGGTCCGTGCTGGAGGGGGCCCGGTCAGACCAAGTCCTGCGCATGGCACGGCAGGTGAACGCCGTGTCGTACACGAGCGCGCGGGAGTACGCCGGCCGCTCGCTCTTCGAGTTGCTGCAGAACGGTTACGACGCGCATCCGAGGGATCGCCGCGACGGACGGGTCCACGTCCTGCTGGACGAGGCGGAGGGCGAATGGGGGATGTTGTACGTAGCCAACGGCGGAACGCCCTTCACCTGGCGGAACGTCGAGCGGATCTGCGAGCTCGCGCAGAGCTCGAAGGAGGTCGGCGAGGGCATCGGGAACAAGGGCGTCGGGTTCCGCAGCATCTTGCCGATCAGCGACGCGCCCGAGATCTACAGCGCAGACCCCGACGGCCCGCTCGGACCGGAATTGGACGGGTACTGCTTCCGCTTCGCGCAGAAGGCCGACGTGGAGGAGTTCCTCGCCGGTGAGGACAACGCCCACGAGGTGGCCGCCGAGTATCCGCCGCTCCAGGCGCCACTGCCGCTGGACGATGTGCCCGCGACCTGTCGGCATCTCGCCGCCCAGGGGTACGTAACCATCGTCCGGCTGCCCTTGCTGAGTGAGGCCGCCCGGGTCGAGGTCTGGCTGCGGATGCGCCAGCTCGCGGGGGCGAAGGTACCCGTGATGCTGTTCCTCGATCGGCTCGCTATCCTGACGCTGGAGCGGCGGGCCTTCGGTGGCGAGGCGGGCGAGTTGGACGACCGCCAAGAGGCGCTCGAGCGGCACGAGCTGACCCGCTCCGAGAACCGTTTCGCGGTGGCGCAGCAAGGCGCCGGGCACGGATTCCCCGTCTCCTGCGCGACCGTGGACCTGGGGCCGTCCGGCACCTTTCTCGTAGTGCGGGGCACCGTGGAGAAGGAACGGCTGAACAGCACGCTCGCCGAGGCCGTGGGTTCCGGGCTCCTCGACGACACGTGGCAGGAGTGGAAGCGGTCCGCCGTCGTCGAGGTCGCGCTCCCGCTGCCCGCCCCACGCCGACCGCGACGCGGGCAGATCTACACATTCCTGCCGATGGGCGAGGACCAAGCCGCGCCGTTCCCGGGACACGTGAATGCCCCGTTCTTCACCAAATTCGACCGCACCGGGCTTCCCTCCAACAATCCCCTCAACGTGCTGCTGCTCGATGCGGTCGCCGAGACCTGTCTGGCGGCCGCTGCCGTATTGCGTACCGTGCCCGAGCCGCCCATGCGGCAGTTGGCCGTGGACCTGGTGAGCTGGGAGAGTGAGAAGGGCTCGGCTGGGCGGCTCCGCGCGGCGGCTCTGCGCGTGCACGGGTGCGAACTCGCCGACGTACCGCTCGTGCCCGTCCTCACCGCGGACGGCGCCGTGTCGGAAGCGGGCTGGACCCCGCCCCGGGGCGCGGTCCTGTGGCCGGACCTCGACCTGACCGTTATCACGGCACGCCGCGCGCACGAGGCCGGGATCGTGGTGGCTGATCCCGAGATCGGTGGCGACCGACTGAAACGGCTGGCCACCCTGTGCAAGGCTCGCGTGCCCGTGGGAGCCGTGCCCGGAGATCCTCGCCGATTACGTGGAACGGATCGTCGGGGGCCTTCCCCTACCCCGGCTCGGTGA
- a CDS encoding protein NO VEIN domain-containing protein, which produces MKTTGHVLQGRQLLLAEDCTLRHTNRPSGRAGTGTNTRTQGKPSGQGVRREAFFQPVRTEANQTEAPSVPALLGKRMFSLHPGLVWKDRGERTRGRAARAFLEQEGLVRPYDTRGLLDHVRQALSASTDFRLRLQTLRFVFRLWQPRRSLGGTDISSLGLYVPSADGRQIRASGAVFGRGWGRASVGEDLAAVVAAGYDVSKSLKAIAGRLLAAPEEETEEWRAFLLEAGVADGLVPVSSPDALSRVDQGRELSARQLVRMAKVSGEVQEQWEPFVHWPGVYYPRTPYRGTPAWRLPGQDVVARLGQEARLAYARLVLHGLASWEDARFASVWTSAGSQSSPDRERVLTPLGAFVREQPWLPVRDRERVIRFVRPADAWHCPPGLEEEPSYVPTVDHRLRHLLERGKAGDRLREMRLPTWGDFRDSSRLIAALGRHAAEGALGAEDRPAAQRANERAWRHLVRRPRPALPEGASLLAESGDRLIGVPLSALDGGESGGDGDAGTVLYVSGERDGLTALLVREMARPLLTLPGVSAEAAELIAAERPATVRHTDDLMFTVTVDGTRVNPQAMGEPLVQQLPWLTLAVGVLCDHLARGPRASEAELSELTSLVRSVRLHRYRSWNIELDGRPVTLPGRLGGVLPLPDPRHPLVLAPAGESGWSEITRIVMAVAELVGRREFGDRLRLAAHQLASRHADLRDPGQEELADALEVTALQVEETSRRIDGAIGVVLERCRPFLVHLLGTETANSLLLPPPGGTREFQTHLEKYVAELPVPVSEFIARARAARGTDELRRDLGIGFAELNDTLRAMSPPLDPVSHAAEHDEALRTYLDLRKKELVNRLRWAVLEDFDARRPMPDWPSVRALDWITVPEAWEYTVDTADTGLLEAHVEEQLRLRLRRPVPLPRSGERLPAPDQVRGANLRTITGLATELAVLVRAAGHPLPATLIGGEPAEEVTARLEAAGALDFRPLSPADVVGWLAALGQWPDGMAGATDPEQHGLSEADLERVRNAAEHERRKRERKRRSISVGGRDFEVSSGDFTALTRELDRVLQSGSAPGITAAGPLRFTDPRPQTGRTQTTGRTRGWRYGGGTDSGLTTAQPEAIGYVGEWYAYQWLCARYPDRLDETCWVSGNRRKAFPGPSGDDGLGFDFRVGSGSQPYLYEVKATAGEGGRFDLGESEVRAARQHAGNDRWRLLVVTHALTSHRVAIQMLPNPYGKRGQGRYREEGGALRFSYLL; this is translated from the coding sequence TTGAAGACGACCGGGCATGTCCTGCAAGGCAGGCAGTTGTTGCTCGCGGAGGACTGCACACTGCGGCACACCAACCGTCCCTCCGGCAGGGCGGGTACGGGCACAAACACGCGTACACAGGGCAAGCCGAGCGGTCAAGGTGTCCGCCGTGAGGCGTTCTTCCAGCCGGTGCGTACGGAGGCGAACCAAACCGAGGCCCCGTCCGTCCCCGCCCTGCTAGGCAAGCGGATGTTCTCCCTGCACCCGGGGCTGGTCTGGAAGGACCGCGGCGAGCGTACGCGTGGGCGGGCCGCCCGCGCCTTCCTCGAGCAGGAGGGACTCGTCCGGCCGTACGACACGAGGGGCTTGCTGGACCACGTACGGCAGGCGCTCAGCGCGAGCACCGATTTCCGGCTGCGGCTCCAGACCCTGCGGTTCGTCTTCCGGCTGTGGCAGCCGCGGCGTTCGCTGGGTGGGACGGACATTTCCTCGCTCGGACTGTACGTACCGTCGGCGGACGGCCGGCAGATCAGGGCGAGCGGCGCCGTCTTCGGCCGGGGCTGGGGCCGCGCGTCCGTCGGTGAGGACCTGGCGGCGGTGGTCGCTGCCGGGTACGACGTGTCGAAGAGCCTCAAGGCGATCGCGGGACGCCTCCTTGCCGCACCCGAGGAGGAGACCGAGGAGTGGCGGGCGTTCCTGCTGGAGGCCGGGGTGGCCGACGGGCTGGTTCCGGTCAGCTCTCCCGATGCCTTGAGCCGGGTGGACCAAGGCCGGGAGCTCAGCGCTCGGCAGCTGGTCCGCATGGCGAAGGTGTCTGGCGAGGTCCAGGAGCAGTGGGAGCCGTTCGTCCACTGGCCCGGTGTCTACTACCCCCGGACGCCGTACCGGGGAACCCCCGCCTGGCGGCTCCCCGGCCAGGACGTCGTCGCACGCCTGGGGCAGGAGGCCCGGCTGGCGTACGCACGGCTTGTCCTGCATGGTCTGGCCAGCTGGGAGGACGCGAGGTTCGCCAGTGTCTGGACGAGTGCCGGCAGCCAGAGTTCCCCGGACAGAGAACGGGTCCTGACCCCCCTCGGCGCCTTCGTCCGGGAGCAGCCGTGGCTCCCGGTGCGGGACCGCGAACGGGTCATCCGGTTCGTCCGGCCGGCCGATGCCTGGCACTGCCCGCCCGGGCTAGAAGAAGAGCCCTCGTACGTGCCGACTGTCGACCATCGGCTGCGCCACCTCCTGGAACGCGGGAAGGCGGGCGACCGCCTGCGGGAGATGCGCCTGCCGACCTGGGGCGACTTCCGGGACAGCTCCCGCCTCATCGCCGCGCTGGGACGGCATGCGGCGGAGGGCGCGCTGGGGGCCGAGGACCGGCCCGCCGCGCAGCGCGCCAACGAACGCGCCTGGAGGCACCTCGTACGGCGTCCCCGTCCCGCACTGCCCGAGGGTGCCAGTCTGCTCGCTGAGTCCGGGGACCGGCTGATCGGCGTACCGCTGTCCGCCTTGGACGGCGGGGAGAGCGGTGGCGATGGTGATGCAGGGACCGTGCTCTACGTCAGTGGTGAACGCGACGGCCTGACGGCCTTGCTGGTACGGGAGATGGCGCGCCCCCTGCTCACTCTTCCCGGTGTCTCGGCGGAGGCCGCCGAGCTGATTGCGGCCGAACGCCCCGCCACCGTTCGGCACACCGACGACCTGATGTTCACGGTGACCGTGGACGGCACACGGGTTAACCCCCAGGCCATGGGAGAACCACTGGTCCAGCAGTTGCCCTGGCTTACGCTGGCCGTGGGCGTTCTCTGCGACCACCTGGCGCGCGGCCCCCGGGCGAGCGAAGCCGAGCTGAGCGAGCTGACGTCCTTGGTTCGGAGCGTACGTCTGCACCGCTACCGCTCCTGGAACATCGAGCTCGACGGTCGGCCCGTGACCTTGCCGGGCCGCCTCGGCGGAGTGCTGCCGCTGCCCGATCCGAGGCATCCGCTCGTCCTCGCCCCGGCAGGCGAGTCGGGCTGGTCCGAGATTACCCGCATCGTGATGGCGGTCGCCGAGCTGGTGGGACGGCGTGAGTTCGGCGACCGGCTGCGCCTCGCCGCTCACCAGCTTGCTTCCCGCCACGCCGACCTGCGTGACCCGGGCCAGGAGGAGCTCGCCGACGCCCTGGAAGTCACGGCCCTCCAGGTTGAGGAGACGAGCCGCCGGATCGACGGGGCCATCGGCGTGGTCCTGGAGCGCTGCCGGCCCTTCCTCGTTCACCTGCTCGGCACGGAGACCGCGAACTCGCTGCTCTTGCCGCCGCCGGGCGGCACCCGGGAGTTCCAGACTCACCTCGAGAAGTACGTCGCCGAGCTCCCGGTCCCCGTATCTGAATTCATCGCCAGAGCCCGCGCGGCCCGCGGTACGGACGAACTGCGGCGCGACCTGGGCATCGGATTCGCCGAGCTGAACGACACCCTGCGCGCGATGAGCCCACCCCTGGACCCGGTCAGCCACGCCGCAGAGCACGATGAGGCGCTCCGCACCTACCTGGACCTGCGAAAGAAGGAGCTCGTCAACCGGCTGCGCTGGGCGGTGCTGGAGGACTTCGATGCGCGCCGTCCGATGCCCGATTGGCCCTCGGTCCGGGCCCTGGACTGGATCACCGTACCGGAGGCATGGGAGTACACCGTGGACACGGCCGACACGGGGCTCCTGGAGGCGCACGTGGAGGAGCAGTTGAGGCTGCGTCTGCGCCGCCCGGTGCCGTTGCCCCGGTCGGGTGAACGCCTGCCCGCCCCTGACCAGGTACGCGGCGCGAACCTTCGTACGATCACCGGCCTGGCCACCGAACTCGCAGTCCTGGTCAGGGCGGCGGGACACCCGTTGCCGGCGACCCTAATCGGAGGCGAGCCGGCCGAGGAGGTCACCGCGCGGCTGGAGGCTGCGGGTGCGCTGGACTTTCGACCTCTGTCCCCTGCCGACGTCGTCGGCTGGCTGGCGGCCCTTGGCCAGTGGCCCGACGGGATGGCGGGGGCGACGGACCCGGAACAGCACGGGCTGTCCGAGGCCGACCTGGAGCGGGTGCGCAACGCAGCGGAGCACGAGCGCCGCAAACGGGAGCGTAAACGGCGGTCGATCTCCGTCGGAGGCCGCGACTTCGAGGTGTCCTCCGGTGACTTCACCGCCCTCACTCGCGAACTCGACCGGGTCCTGCAGAGCGGCTCGGCGCCGGGCATCACTGCCGCCGGACCGCTCCGCTTCACCGACCCCCGACCTCAGACCGGGCGCACCCAGACCACCGGTCGCACGCGTGGATGGCGGTACGGGGGCGGCACGGACAGCGGGCTGACCACAGCCCAGCCGGAGGCCATCGGGTACGTGGGCGAGTGGTACGCGTACCAGTGGCTGTGTGCTCGCTACCCGGACCGCTTGGACGAGACTTGCTGGGTGTCGGGCAACCGTCGGAAAGCCTTCCCCGGACCATCCGGCGATGACGGTCTCGGCTTCGACTTCCGGGTCGGCTCCGGCAGCCAGCCCTACCTGTACGAGGTGAAGGCGACCGCGGGCGAAGGCGGCCGCTTCGATCTGGGAGAGAGCGAGGTCCGCGCGGCCCGCCAGCACGCGGGCAACGACCGCTGGCGCCTCCTGGTGGTCACCCACGCCCTCACCTCGCACAGGGTTGCCATCCAGATGCTCCCCAACCCCTACGGAAAGCGCGGCCAGGGCCGCTACCGTGAGGAGGGCGGGGCACTGCGTTTCTCGTACCTGCTGTGA